Part of the Jatrophihabitans sp. GAS493 genome, CTGCTAGATCTCGATAGCATGCGCCCGAGCGAGACGCCACCCGATACCTCAAAACGTAAGGGCAAACAACCCACAGCAGCGCCACGACCACCTATGGACCTGGATCACATCTTCGAGGCCGCAACACGCCTGCTCGACCACCCGGCCCTTGACAACCGGCCCGGCACATCACCGACGCAGACCAAGGAGCAGCGATGAGCGACCAGAACAACGACGCCGTGTACGCCCTGAATCCGGAGGCGCTCAAGGCTGCCGGGGTGAATTTGGGCGACGTACCTGACGTCTTTGCAAAACTGGACGGGTTGTTGCAGGATTTCCAGGCCGGCGCAGATACCGCCTTTGGCGGCTCGAATGACTACATCGGCGGCCAGGCCTACGCCGCCGTCGGGCCGATCCTCGACAGCTGCCAGCAAGTCTGCACCGGGCTAACCGGTGTTGTGGCCGGGCACGCGGCCACGACGGTTAACGCAGCCAACCTCGGTGCGCACGTCAACGCCGGCGCAACAACGGTGGTCGCGGGGGCCCACCACGTGTAACCGTCAACGGCGGCCAGATCGTGGAGGCCCCGGAATCCGCAAAGACGGATTGAACGATGGAACGGCTCGGCGACGTAAGTGTGATGAAGATCCGATGGCCCGCGACGCGGGCCCCGTGGAACTCAGAGCGGAGACCGAAGTGGCCAGAACACGACCGGCTGGGGTGTCACGGTGGGCTAAACGAGCGATAGCGGCGTCGTTGACTTTCGCCGGCGTAGCGATTGGCGCAGGTGCGGGTAGCGCCCACGCTGATCCCATGTCGATCTACTCCGGCGGTTGGAGCGGCTTCGTGGCGCGGGGAGGGTCGTACTCCTCTGCGGCGGCGGACTTTATCGTCCCTGTCGGCGTCTGCTCGCCGGCGCAGAGTCAAGGGATCGCGGATGCCTACTGGGTAGGCATCCAAGGTGACAACGGCGGCCCTGCCGCGATTGTTCAGACGGGTTTTGCGCTGGGCTGCGTCAACGGCCAGGCCGTGTACTATGCGCTGCATGCTGACCTGCAGGGCAACTGGATCTATCTTCCGGAGCATGTGCAGCCCGGAGACCTGATAGATGCTTCAGTGTCGTGTGACGCCACCGGCCTCTGCGGAGAGAGCCTCGTCGACGAAACCCAGGGCTGGTCGGATACCAGTGCCCTTCAGGCGCAGGTTGGGTACGCCGGCTATCTCGCGGCTGTCGCGGCCGAATCGTACAACGGTGGAGTCAATGACTTCCCGGCACAGGTTAGCAACGCGATATTCAACGGCGCACCGATCGCTCAGTTCGGACCTCAGGCTAACGAGGAGACGCCAAGTGCTTACGGCGGGACCGCTGGGTTGGATCCCAGCCCGCTCGACTCGACCGGTATGGGCTTCTACTTCTACTGGAATGGCGTGCCGGGGCTGCTCCCGGGTGCTAGCCCAATCCAGTACTCCGCACCCCGGAGCGGCGGGCTGCCGCCCTCTTGATGCGGCTACCACTGCCGACTCTTCAGTGATCATCGACGGTCACCCGCTCCGCGACGTGTAACTGATTTCGACGCCCTACGCCAATGGCACGGGGTCGAGTCTTCGAGGGTGACCCACGCGACCGTCGCCCGGAGATCGGGGCTGCCGCACGACTCCTTCGTGACTACTGCGGTACGCGTCGTCCGTGATGGCCAAGCGCGAGGTGGCAGGCGCGAGGTGGCCAGGCGCAAGGTGGCCAGGTGCGTGGTGGCGAGGCGCGCGGTGCGGATTCCGCCGTGCCGACGCCGGAGCGTTCCACCACTCAGGTGCTTGAGTAGGGCCGGTGGTCCTGCGCGCCGCTCATCTCGACGTCGCTGTCTGGGTCGCCGGCGCCGGATGCCCACGAGCCCGATACCGCGTACCGGCGCCGCTTCGGCGCTCCGCCGCTCGGGAAACGCTCGCTCGGGGTGCGGTCTCGACGTCGCCGCACCGTCGCGGCCTCGACGGCGCCGGAGCCGCTACCGCTCGCTGCGAGCCAGGCCGCATGGGGAAGGCCGTCGATCCCCGCGATACGGATGTGGTGATGGCCGGACCCGTTGCGGGTGGTCATCTGGCCTGGCTGGCGTGCGTCGTCGTCGATGGCTGGCTCCGGGCTATGGCTGCGGGACGCGTACAGGTCGTCGCCACTGTCGTGCGATCGAGCAAGGCGTTGGTGGTAGATGTCGATACGCAGGTCTGCGAGGTGGGCCAGGCCGTCGGGCAGCACCGCGGCCTGCAGCTCGCTCCAGCCCGGTGCGGCGAGCCGGTCGAAGAGGGACTCCCCCGGAGGGGCGCTGCGATACGCCTCGTAAATGCCTTCCAGCAACGTTCCCGCCGGTTCGAGCCGTCCTTCGTTGACTGCGGTGGTCAGCAGCTCCAGCCGGGCGGCGACGGCGACGCGGATGGCTCCCGTCGTGGAGATTGCGGGGTCCACGGTGATGTCGAGCAGTTGGGCCAAGAAGCCGGGGGTCAGCAGATTGGCGACCGCCTCGTCCCAGCTGTATAGCCGCTCTGTTGACTCGTATATGTCGAGGACGGTCCCGGAGATAGTGCGTGACGTAGTGCCGCCCGGTCGGGTGGCCACGGCCGCGATCGTGCGCCGGTCGATGGTGTTCTCGGCCCCCACTTGCGCCATGACGGCGTCGATGCGGGCGGTCTCGATGGTGATCCCGGATCGGTGAACGGTCCACTGACCGTTGGGGTCGGTGCGATCCGGCGTGCGAGTCTCGACGGATCCGTCATGCAGGACGGAGACTAGCGCCGCGCCGCCCTCGGCGGCGTCGACGACCGGCACGAACACACCGTCTAGTTCGACGCCCATCTGATCAGGTCCCTCCGAGACGAACAGAGTGTTCTCCGGTGCCACGACGACGGCCAGGGTGACGCTGCCCAGTGGCGCGAGGATGCCGCCTGCGGCGATGTCAGAGCGGGCCGCCTCGGCCACTGCTCGTTGGCCGGATACGCCGGGCGCGAGTACACCGGCCCTGGCCAGGGCTGGAAGTCTCGACGCGTCGGGCTGCACGCCGGACTCATCGCTACTAGCCCCATGATCGTAAAGGTCGTCCTGACTGTCGCTCCTGTCCCCCGACGCGGTGTCAGCATTGTCCGCCACGGCGTCGGCATCGTCCGCCACCACAGTCGAGTCGCCGAGCCGTGCGTTGTCGACCAGGTAGTCGAAAGTGTCATCACTGGTCGCCCCGACGGGCCGGCGAGCCTCCGCGGTCGCCGACGTACGGTCGATCGCCATCGAACGGGTGGACAGCAGTGGGAGCAGGTCGGCGTGGTTGGCTGGATGCGCAATCCACTCCGGGTCATCTTCGCCAATGACCCAGGTGCGTCCGCCGGGTTCCACGGCGAGCATCACACTCTCGCCGGCCCGGAACTCTCGGCTCAGGCCTTCGAGCTGCACCCTGGCCCTTACCGTGGAGTCGGCTCCGGCCGGGACCACGCCGCTTCCGGCGGCAGCCGGGAAGGTCGGAGCAGCCGCAGCGGCACCGGACCGAGGGGCAGGGTTTTTCAATCTGACCCCGCTTTGGGTGCGGGCGCGGGGGGGCTCCGGAGTTTGTTGCCCTGTCTGTCCCGTCGACAAGGGCGCGGGCGGTGTTGGTGACCGCGGCGAGGTCGGGGGTGGTGGGTCCTTGGAGCCGACCGTTGGTGAAGGTGACGGCGCGGGCTGTGGCATAGGCGTGCAGGGTGTGGCCGGCGACCTGTGATGCAGCGGCGGTAGTGGTGTAGGCGGTGATGGTGTTGGTGTCGGGGTGCTGGCGAAATTCGGTAATGGTGCTGTCGCGCGCGTTGCGGAGGGCGACGTAGACGTGCGGCCGGTCATCCGGGTTGGTTGTGCTGGTAGCGATCAGCAGCGTGACGGTGGTCTGCTCGGGAGCGGGCGTCGGGCTGTCGACGAGTAACGTGCGCCAGTCGATGGGAGGGCCGGCGTGTTCGAGGACGGCGTCGGGGGCGGTGGTGGTGACCGGCGCGATGAAGCCGTAGTGGCGGAGAATGGCTGTGCCGGCCGTGAGGCATGCCTGTTGGGTGGCGTTCCGCCTGGTGACGGTGTTGCCGGGCAAGTCGGTGGAGCGGGCCTGAGCAGTGACCTGCTCAGCGATCTTGAGCGGTAACCGCTACGCCGTGCTGGGTCGCGGCGCCGAGCGCCGCCGCGGTTGCTGCGGCGGGCGGCGGGAGCTGAAGTAGATGCTGGACTGTGCCCCTGTTCTTTACGGGATCCTTCGCGGTCACCTTCCACTGCGGTCGGGCTTTGGCGCCGTCGGCGTTGAAAACACTGAGCCGCCATGGTTTCTGCGCACTCTGTCGATAGAGCTGGACGCGGACCGGAGTGTTCGCCGGAAGCGGCGACAGCCCGAGTGATTCCGAGCCGGGGATAGGTAGCCGCCCTTCATCGTCGGTGGTAACAAATCGAATTGGGTTGGAGATCGGATTGTGGATCCTCCCGCCCAGGGTTGCGCCCGCAGGCGCGTCCTGCGCGGGTCCGGTAGCCACAACCGCTTCCTCTGCCTGTGCTTGGGGCTGGTCCGGAACCGACCTGGGTGCCTGTGCTTCGGCCGGCACCTGGGTCGATTCCGGCGCGGGTGCGGATTCCGGCGCGGTCAGGCTGGTTACCGCGTCGTTTACGATGCGATGCCCTTGATCTGACATGGTTCCGCGGGCAATCACCTCCAGCGTCGCTCCCTGCTGCAAGGCGATATTGCGACGTAGATACGAAGTGAGCGACTCTAGGGTCGCCAAGACCGGGGTCCCATTCAGATACAGCAGCGGCAGACCGTCGTACAAATCGAGGAGGACCGTCTGCCGCTCCGGATCCATGACGCGAGCCACGTCCTGATGAGAGGGATCGGCAAACGCGATGACGCCATCGCCACGCTTGATTCGGAGATAGCCCGCATCGTCCAGCGTCGCCGGTTCGGTCGGCTCGTCGTGGCGCTGTTCCGCCATCGCCTCGTTGCGCCGATTCAATTGGCGGGCGGCCGTGAATGCGGCACCCGCAATGGACCAAGCCACCCCGGCGAATCCCCAAATGAGCACGTTGATACGCGACGTTCCGCCGTTCGATCGAGTCGACCCACCCGGGCCAGCGAGAAGAAGTTCAACGCCTGAGTAGAGCGATCCGACTACCTCGAACGAGATGTTTTCGTCAGCACGCCGCAGCTCGACCTCTGCATCCGATTCTCCGCCACCCAACACATCGGTATGAAGCTCAAGCTTTGGACCGGGCATACGTTGACCTTGACTGAGGTCGCGACCAACCACGTTCTGCAGCAGCGCGGCTCCATACTCCGGCGGGAACTGCAGCACGATCGATCTGGTGCTGTGTCCAGGGCCGAGCAGGCCGGTACTAACCAGCGGTTGACTACCCATCTTGATGGTGGTCGATGCGTAGAACCAGCCTTTGTTGGTCACCTGCAGCCGAACGGTGAACTGCGGATCGGCATGCAGCGCAGAGGCCGCGTTGGCCGCCCACTTCCATGGGGTGCGTCCGCCGCCCGGGTTGGCGTTGAAGTATTCCCAACCGAACAGGCCCCCCATCGTCGGGAAGAGCACGCGTAGTGCCCGCACCGCATCGGTGAGCGGCCCCGCCTTCAGATAGCCCGCCGCTCCATGCTTCGGGCTCGTCAGAACGCCCGCAACCACCTTCTCCGGCGGAAATATGCCCTTGTAGCGGCCCGTACCCCTGACCGCAGCTACGTAGTTGGGCAGATCGTCCAAACCTGACCGATCTCCGTGGAACTGAACATTCAGGAATGTGATGTCGTTCGCGTGACTGGCCCAGAGTTCACTGTAGGAGACCCGGCTAAATGTTGGACCAAACAGATCCTGAAAGTGCGGCGACAGAATGATGTTGAAGTCAGGACCGAAGTCAGCGCGTAGTTGCGTGACCAGCTTCCCAACAAATACCGCGTCAACCTGCTCTCTGATGTTGAGGTCAACGCCATCCAAACCATGCCGCCTGATCACATCGCGCAGATTCGGATAGTGAATGTCGAATCGTTCCCTCAGCTGAACGAACGCGTCCCCGGTGGTCCCGACCATTAGCGACACCCGCACCCCGCGGCGCTGCATCGCCGCCACATCGCTCCAGAGCCGCTGCAGCCGTGGCGCATCGATCGGATCGTGGTTCAGCACAACGGTCTCCGGCGACGACTCCGGATGCACCGGCGGCCGCGCCGGGTCCGTCGACGCCGCCGCCCACGGGCCTTCGACGATCCTCCCCGGACGCGCCCCCACAGCCTCATCAAGCGGCTCAGTAGTCGACAGCGATCCGGCCCCTAGGACCTCCGATCGCGCCTGCGGTCGACGAGCCGTCTCCCACCGCACCCGCTTTGGGTCAGCGCCAGGTGGCAGCCTAGACCGATCGTGCCAAGGCGTGAAATTGAAACGCGCCGCGCCGATGATCAAGTCCGTCAGCCCGTTCTCCGCGAGCGGTAGCGGCGATACGTACTCGTTGCCGTCGAAGATGCTCTGGTGATACATCACGACACGGCCCGGAATCGTCGCCCCGGCTCGCCGGGCTCCCGGGGGCGACACGACGTTCGACGCCATCGATGCCGCCTCAGCCACCCACGGCCCGTGGACGGCCATCGCGGCGAATCCCAACTTCGCAACCCGAGCCAGGCTCGACCAACTGTTACCTGCCCGAGCCGATGACCGTGGGGCCCGGCCCGTCCGCGGCGACTGGGCGACCCGGGCACGTTTTGGCGTTGGTGGAGGCGTCCGCTCGTCGTTGCGCGGCCGGCCCGACGGGGCAGCGGGGCTGACAGCGGTTGTGGCGGGTACGGAGTGCGCGGTGACGGCGAGCCACGCAGCATGGTGGGCATCGTGTTCGCGGACGAGTCGGATATGGTTTCGGCCACCGTGGTTGACGATGGCGAGCTCAGCCGCATGCGCAGCGGCGTCGCTGATTGTCTCGACGTGGTAGGTGTCGCTCCGCAGATTCGCTCGGTGAGCCAGTAGCCCGGGAAGTACCTGTTCGTGTTGGGGCGACCATCCTGGGGCTCGCAGTTGGGCGATCAGCGTCTCGACGTTCGGGGCGGCGAGGTAGGCCGCATGCGCCGCTCGCAGTGCGGGGTCGGCGGGATCCAGGAGTCTCCTGTCCAGAGCTTCCATCGTCGCCATGAAACTATCCATGAGCGTTCGTCGCACGGCGCTTACGCCGGCACGAGTCGTGTCGATGCCAAGAGCACGGAGGAACTCGGGCCTGAGGGCATGAGCAACAGCCTCGTCCCATTCAAATCCCTCGATGGTTGACTCGTAGACAGCAAACGTCGCGCCGGCGATCACCCTCGGCGTCGGGGTCAGGTTCGTTGGCGGCGTCGCCAGTGCGTCGGGGAGTCGTTGGTCGAGCACCCCATCGAGCTGCGCCACCGTTGCGACCTCGTTCGGCGTGAGTCGGTCGGCCGGACGCACAACGTTCCACGGACCATTCGGGTCGCGACGATCCGGAGTACGTATCTCGACCGAGCCGTCACCCCAGACCGACAACAACCCCGAGCCACCACCGACGGAGGCGCTCCGATCGTCCCCCAAATCGAAGGAGTAGCTGCCGAGCTCGACACGAACTCGACCGTCGGCCCCGGCCTCGGAAGTCACCGGGAAAGTAACGGCTCCTCGCGGAACCAGCTGACGCACAACCCGCTCCACATCAGCAACCGCCGCTGCCGTTACCGCCACAACGCCCGGCTGGCCGGGAGCCAACAACGGGACATCGAACGGCACCAGGGCCTCCATCGGCTCCTCATGATTTACGTCATCGCCTGTCGTGGCTGGATTGTGAACGGGACCTGCAGCAAGCGAGATGTGGTCGATGGCGTTGGGGTATCGACGCAGCAATGGCAGCAGGTCGGGCCGCGGCACAGATAGCCGCTGCCACCGGTCGTCCCTCTCGCGGCGCACCGACAGGACTCCATCGTCGTTGATCGACACCATGACGGTGTCACCGACCTCGAACGATGGCTCGATAGACGTCAGATTCACGGCACCCCGATGACCGTCGTGGCGAAACACGACCTGCAATCGCTCATGGGGCTCGCCGTCAACTTCGTGCACCGTGCGATACAACGTCCGGGCAAGACTAACGCTGCCGCGGGGGGCGAGGGAGTAGTCACCAATCTCGGCCTGAGCCTCAGCCCGCAGCATGAGATCTCGACGGTCAACGTGAGCGAGCACGCCGGCGATCGCCGCAGGGGAGTACCGGACGCGAGCGCTGTCGCTAGACCACGCGACTTTCGCCTGCAGCGCGCTGAAGAACCTCACGGCACCCCGCGAAGGGCCGGCGACTGTGACTTCCACACGCATGCGTACACCCCCGAACCCGGCTCCGAAATTCAGCGAACGACCGTCGACGGTGTGCCGCCGGAATCGACCGTTAACGTCGAGTGCGAAGTCGAACACGCGGTGGTTCGGACCAGTCGTCGGCTGCTCAGCCGACAGGCCGCTCTGCACGTTCTCCAGATTGGGCAAGGCTGTAGTGCCCGAGGGGTCATCCCGGACCTGCAGGTCTTGAACTGTCTTAGCCGGCCTACGTCGAGCCGCAGACGGCAGCTGCGCACCGTTGGCGCGGTCGATTGCGTGCGGGGCGGACGCGATCAACCTCCGGCGGAGGGCGCTCCACAAGACCAACGGATTCTGAGCACCGAAGAGTCGCCCAGCATCGTCGCGAACGACGATTCGCACTCCATGCCGCCCTGGGTAGGTAGTGATGAATACGTGCCCGGAACGTGGCGCCCTACCCCGCCCGGGCACGGGAATCGCCGGGCCTTGATCTACGCGGTAGATGGGGCGCTCATCCTCGAGCTGGATTGGCTCGGCCACCGTCCAACCATCCTCCGGCGCCAGCCGTCGGTCGTTCTCCCCGACAATCCGTCCTTCGGCTCGTTTGGCCTCGAATTCCATCGCCAACTTGACCTCGAGGAGAACAGACGAATTCAGGCGCTCCGGTAGGTCAAACGACCAAGTGGGAACTCGATCGTCGTAGAGGCGGCCCCGCCCGGTTGCCTTCTCAACCCACAACCACACCGTTGCCGGGAGTTCGTCCTGGACGGTGAAGAGGACGAGCTCACTGCCGACGTTGACCTGTGTCATGTCCGTAACTGTTCGCGGCAAAAGGTAGTGCTCAGCGCTATCCATGGGCGCGAGGTGCTCGCCATAACGAGCACCGCGCGGGATCACCACTCCGTTTGTCTTGTACCGGCCGCCGCCGATGTCCCGGTTGCGCGCCGCAGCGACGAATTCGTCGGTGCGTCCGGTCACCTTGTCAATGGCTCGAAGTGAACCAATATCGCCTCCGCTGTCCCGGAACCAGTTCTCCTGAATTTCATGATGGGCCAATCTCGTACTGGTCACCCATGGCACCGCCGCGGAGTCGCCCAGCGGCCGGTCCGTGCCCGCGCGGTCGATGAGACGGAAGGAGATCAGCGGATCGCCCGGATGCATGCTTACCGCAACCAGTTCACCCGCCTGCCGGTCCGTGAACTGAAACAATTCTCTACGGGCGCCGTGCCCGTTCGAGCCAATGGTCGCGGTGGCAACCCCTCGCGTGGTGGTGAGCCGAAGCACCTTGGTGTACGCGCCCTCGGGAGCGAACGTGACATCAGAACGGATCGACTCACGGACCCGGTACAGCTCGGCTACACCGCCTGGTTTGACGTCCTTCCCCTCGGTGTGGGTGGTGACCCTCGTGAGAGCTGCTGCGGTGACTGGGCGTTCCAGCGGGACGGTCCAGATCGCGGCGACGCCCTGTTCGACCCCGTTGAAGAGGACAACGCCGTGGGTACGGGGGTTGGCTTGAACTCTCAGTACCCTGTCCACCCAGCTGAGCGGCACCTGCAGTCGAAGTGGTTGGTGCTGGCCGGGTAGGTATATCGACCGATCCGCGCCGACCTTTATCTCGAAGATCGGGTCGGTGTCGTTCAAGGCGATGACCTGACCGGTAGCGTTCGCCGGCCGCTCCACGGCAGGGCCGCGCCCCGAATCCTCGGTCCCGATGTTCATGGTCGCCGACCCACCCAGCGGCCACGCGGCATGGAAAGTCCAGGTGAACTCCGGCCCTACGAAACGGAGTAGGTCTACGGTTGGTGCATCGGCCTGGTCGGAGTCGACGACTTCAAGTTGCGTCACGTCGCCACCGATTCTGATATTCACGCCGAGAAGATGCGCCGCGCGGCCGAGCAACTGATCGAGGTCGGAGCTCGCGTCGTCCGGGACGGGCATCAACTCGGCTTGGCCTGAAACGAGCTCCGGGCTTTCCCAGGAATCCATCACCGCCAGCGGGTCGAGGTCCGGGCTTTCCCAGGAATCCCCCATCCCAGTCGAGAGCATCGTCCAATCGTCGTCAGCCGCCAGTGACCCTGCGTCAGCGTCAGCGTCAGCGTCAGCGTCAGCGTCAGCGTCAGCGTCAGCGTCAGCGTCAGCAATACGCTCGCGGATCGCTGCAGCGATTTCGGTCCGGGTTGCCTCGTCACCGAAGTCCACGCCATGGGCTCGCAGATGCTGCACGCTAAGTAGGTCGGCAAACGCGCCTGCGGGGTCGAGGTCCTCCTCGTTGGCCTGCAGGACGGCGTACCGACGTCCGCTCGTTGGCTGAACATACGTTGATATCCCGCTGGTCGGCACACCATTCAGTGCGCTGTGATCGATCACCCCCGGATGTTCTTTTAGCCACGCCTGTTGCTCGGCGCTGAAAGTAGCGGTCTGCCTGACCTCGCTACCGTCAGCATTCTTGATCGCATCACCGCTCCAGGTGCGGAACCGGATGCTCACGGTAGAGGCGTTCTCAGGCAGAGTGAGGAACGCGATGTCCCAATCAGCGCCGGCCGCCACGCGCCCTATCTTCAGCCGCTGGTTGCGGTCGCCCTGCCGGCCAAACTGGAGTGTCTCACTGCTTGGGCGCAGCATCATCAGGGTGTGGGCGCCGCGGGGTGCCATACCGTCGTTGGTCAGCGCCAATGCCCGCAGGACGTGGAGACCAGGGTCGACCAGCCAAATGGACCACAGCGGTTCCCCGTTGCCCCATAGTCCCCGCACTTGTGGGTCACGGGGATCGTCGGCGCCGTATCCAACGACGCTGCCGTCAGGCCGCTTCTGAACCTGAAGATAGCGAATTTTCTTGTCGCTGATCTTCACCGGTTTCCCGTCGCTGAGCACGGGTTGCCCATTTGCGGTGTCGACGAGCACTCCGTCGGTGTTTCGTTCCACGTAGAACGTCGGATGTTCAGCAGACGACAGCATGGGAATAAGACGCGCTGACGCGCCCTTCGGTCGAGTCGGGCGGGCGGGGTCGTTCGCGACCGTATCGACATGGCCTCGCAGGAAGGCGAGCTGCCGTGGCCCAACCCCCTGGGTTGGAACCCAGGCCATGCTTTCGTCCTCGTCGGCGCCATCGGTGAGAGCGCGGGTTTGGGTTGCTCCGTTGCCGGCGTGTGCCGCCAGGATCACCGTTTGATCGACGGCGAACGGCCCCTGGCCGACGAGCCCGACGTCCACCGCGTCCAGGCCCAGATCCACGACGAGTTTCTCACCTATCGCCCTGATCGTGCGAGTCAAGCTCAGATGCAACTTAGGCGTCAACGACTCGTCGCCCGCGCTGAGCCGATCCCGCAAGGCCATCGTGGCTTCGGCCCGTGCCGCCCGGCCACGTACATCGACTAGCTCAGCATCTGAGACACGTACGTTCACCGACGGGACTGACCACAACGGCAATCCGGTCACCGGGTCGTCATGTTCGCTGAATACCATCACCGTCCCGTCAGCCGCCATAAACTGCACGCGCACCGCGGAGTACCTGAATTCCCGACCGAGCTGAATCGCCCCGGGCTGCTCCACGTCTCCGAGGCGACGCCCCACTTCGAGGTACCCGGCGAAATCGGCGGTCGCAGTGATCACCGGGTTCGTGATCTCATCCGGGTCGAGAGCAACCGCCACATCGTGGGCACCGTAGGGCTTGCCCACCACAGACTCGCTCTGAGAA contains:
- a CDS encoding G1 family glutamic endopeptidase, whose amino-acid sequence is MSIYSGGWSGFVARGGSYSSAAADFIVPVGVCSPAQSQGIADAYWVGIQGDNGGPAAIVQTGFALGCVNGQAVYYALHADLQGNWIYLPEHVQPGDLIDASVSCDATGLCGESLVDETQGWSDTSALQAQVGYAGYLAAVAAESYNGGVNDFPAQVSNAIFNGAPIAQFGPQANEETPSAYGGTAGLDPSPLDSTGMGFYFYWNGVPGLLPGASPIQYSAPRSGGLPPS